A genome region from Maridesulfovibrio salexigens DSM 2638 includes the following:
- a CDS encoding phosphotransacetylase family protein codes for MSGLYIGSTSGYSGKNMIVMGLGLHFQKQGVSLGYMKPVGAIPAEVDGRLGDEDAFFIQDVLGVSNPPNVVTPVVVTHDFKVQAFNGKVEDHVQPIVDGYAKISAGKDLTLVAGSGSMYSGKYCGVDGIHLVKKLGIKCVVIDRFQKELNYDYLVVLKEALGDNLAGVVLNDIPPTFMDEITTLIKPFLERKGVKVLGVIPKDPLMGTIKVGDLADRLGGKIITAHNRTDQPVESFLIGTMQVENFMTHFRRHRNSAVIVGGDRSDVQLVALEGECPCLVLTGNLYPNDIILTRSEVLETPIIVVRDDTFTVAKKMEDILSRHKLRESAKIKHGVDLVEKHIDFTYLKKQLGLKY; via the coding sequence ATGTCCGGTTTATATATTGGTTCTACTAGCGGATATTCCGGTAAGAACATGATTGTTATGGGGTTGGGGCTGCATTTTCAGAAACAGGGCGTCAGCCTTGGGTATATGAAACCTGTGGGCGCAATTCCTGCTGAGGTTGATGGACGGCTGGGGGATGAAGATGCATTCTTTATTCAGGATGTGCTCGGCGTTTCCAATCCTCCGAATGTTGTTACCCCGGTGGTTGTTACCCACGATTTTAAGGTTCAGGCCTTTAACGGTAAGGTTGAGGACCATGTTCAGCCTATTGTTGATGGTTACGCTAAGATCAGCGCAGGTAAAGACCTGACTCTGGTTGCAGGTTCCGGTTCCATGTACTCCGGTAAATATTGCGGAGTTGATGGTATTCATCTGGTTAAGAAGCTGGGCATCAAATGCGTGGTTATCGACCGTTTTCAGAAGGAACTTAATTACGACTATCTGGTGGTGCTTAAGGAAGCTCTGGGCGATAATCTTGCGGGCGTTGTGCTTAACGACATCCCGCCGACCTTCATGGATGAGATTACAACCCTCATTAAACCGTTTCTTGAGCGCAAGGGTGTTAAAGTTCTTGGCGTGATTCCTAAGGATCCGCTCATGGGTACAATCAAAGTTGGTGACCTTGCCGATCGTCTCGGCGGAAAGATCATTACTGCTCATAATCGCACTGACCAGCCCGTGGAAAGTTTTCTCATCGGTACCATGCAGGTGGAAAACTTTATGACTCATTTCCGCAGGCATCGAAACTCCGCGGTTATCGTCGGTGGTGACCGTTCAGATGTTCAGCTGGTGGCCCTTGAAGGGGAATGTCCTTGTCTGGTGCTGACTGGTAACCTTTACCCGAATGATATTATCCTGACTCGCTCAGAAGTGCTGGAAACACCCATTATCGTGGTTCGTGACGATACTTTTACCGTTGCGAAGAAAATGGAAGATATTCTTTCCCGCCACAAGCTGCGTGAGTCTGCCAAGATCAAGCACGGTGTTGATCTGGTAGAAAAACACATCGATTTTACCTACCTGAAAAAGCAGCTGGGTCTTAAATATTAG
- a CDS encoding acetate--CoA ligase family protein, with amino-acid sequence MFEPKAIAVIGISADPQDKASIITANLLASGYKGKIFPVNGEGAEVHGLGAFSSVSQLPRGIDLALICLPPDEAIQAIDDLSEILVRAAVVTSGGFGETGREGYRLERELARTAKNHDMIILGPNCMGLMNTALGMNASLDPDFTLKGNIAFLSQSGAMCSTALDWANSEGVGFSKFISLGNKAVLGEATMLNYLANDEDTKVIVGYCETLKDGQDFLRTAYDTTFKKPLILLRAGETPSGARAASAHAGHLTGATTAYNAAFNQTGVMQAVDIEDMFNLAHAFSCQPLPSGSNVAIITNSGGPGILATDMAEKGTLNISRPSSSTLEKMKEVLPRYASLYNPIDMLGDANADTYHKVLRAVAEDDVFHSILIILTPAANILEDVEKAAADIIELEKECDKPIITCFMGDHSTRKARRMLRAAGIPCYEFPEAAVRSLDAMTRCYRWQKKDWPIDVCFRRDYSKAKSIVENCRKTGLTELVELDAQQLASAYELPVPETVLARTSNQAAKAAKRIGYPVALKVASPQISRKQELGLVITDIQTPQALRKAFLEITTRATRRCKDAYITGCLVQAMGPKDSHEIVVTFKRDPQFGPLINFSLAGLHVDLLGDVSSRLAPLALNDAQEMIREIKAYPILRGVRSGTAVNLGALEDVLLMVSQMASDLPEIQEAEFDPVIAGPDGAVVANMRMTVS; translated from the coding sequence TTGTTTGAGCCCAAAGCGATTGCCGTAATCGGAATTTCTGCCGATCCTCAGGATAAGGCCAGCATAATTACTGCCAACCTCCTTGCCTCTGGATATAAGGGAAAAATATTCCCCGTCAATGGGGAAGGAGCCGAAGTTCACGGACTTGGCGCATTTTCTTCGGTTTCCCAATTACCCCGTGGGATTGATTTGGCCTTGATATGTCTTCCGCCAGATGAAGCTATTCAAGCGATAGACGATCTTTCAGAAATTCTGGTCCGAGCTGCCGTTGTTACCAGTGGCGGTTTCGGCGAGACCGGACGGGAAGGTTATCGTCTGGAAAGGGAATTGGCAAGGACAGCTAAGAATCATGATATGATTATTCTCGGTCCAAATTGTATGGGACTCATGAATACGGCTCTGGGCATGAACGCCAGCCTTGATCCTGATTTTACGCTTAAGGGTAATATTGCTTTTCTCTCACAGTCCGGGGCCATGTGCAGCACCGCTCTTGACTGGGCCAATAGCGAAGGTGTCGGTTTTTCAAAATTTATCAGTCTCGGCAATAAGGCTGTTCTCGGTGAAGCCACCATGCTTAATTATCTTGCCAACGACGAAGATACTAAAGTTATTGTCGGCTATTGCGAAACACTAAAGGACGGACAGGATTTCCTCCGTACAGCCTACGATACAACTTTTAAAAAGCCTCTCATTTTATTGCGGGCCGGGGAAACTCCTTCCGGTGCAAGGGCTGCTTCAGCCCATGCCGGACATTTGACCGGGGCTACCACTGCTTACAATGCTGCATTCAATCAAACCGGGGTAATGCAGGCTGTGGACATAGAAGATATGTTCAACCTTGCCCATGCATTTTCCTGCCAGCCTTTACCCAGCGGCTCCAATGTCGCCATTATCACCAACTCCGGCGGTCCCGGAATTCTCGCCACCGACATGGCCGAGAAAGGTACCCTGAATATTTCACGTCCCTCATCGTCAACTCTCGAAAAGATGAAGGAAGTTCTTCCTCGCTACGCTTCTTTATACAACCCCATTGATATGCTTGGGGATGCAAATGCTGATACCTATCACAAAGTACTTAGGGCTGTTGCAGAGGATGATGTATTTCATTCCATTCTGATTATTCTGACTCCGGCGGCCAATATTCTTGAAGATGTGGAAAAAGCTGCCGCAGATATTATCGAATTGGAAAAAGAATGTGATAAGCCCATCATCACTTGTTTTATGGGTGACCATTCGACCAGAAAAGCACGCAGGATGCTTCGTGCAGCAGGAATTCCGTGCTACGAATTTCCTGAAGCTGCAGTCCGTTCCCTTGATGCCATGACCCGTTGTTACCGCTGGCAGAAAAAAGATTGGCCCATTGATGTCTGTTTCAGGCGCGACTATTCCAAGGCCAAGTCCATTGTAGAGAACTGCCGCAAGACCGGATTGACCGAACTCGTGGAATTGGACGCCCAGCAATTGGCTTCTGCCTACGAACTTCCTGTGCCGGAAACCGTTTTGGCCCGAACTTCAAATCAGGCAGCCAAGGCCGCCAAAAGGATCGGGTATCCTGTAGCGCTTAAGGTGGCTTCTCCCCAGATTTCACGTAAGCAGGAGCTCGGGTTGGTTATCACCGATATCCAGACTCCGCAGGCTCTGCGTAAGGCTTTTCTGGAAATTACCACACGGGCGACCAGAAGGTGCAAAGATGCATACATTACCGGGTGTTTGGTTCAAGCTATGGGACCGAAGGATTCCCATGAAATTGTGGTAACTTTCAAGCGTGACCCCCAGTTCGGGCCGCTTATAAATTTCTCCCTTGCGGGACTTCACGTGGACCTGCTTGGTGATGTATCATCACGGCTGGCTCCTCTGGCACTAAATGATGCTCAGGAAATGATCCGTGAGATCAAAGCGTATCCTATTTTACGGGGGGTACGTTCCGGCACGGCGGTAAATCTCGGCGCTTTGGAAGATGTGCTGCTCATGGTTTCCCAGATGGCCTCTGACCTTCCGGAGATTCAGGAAGCTGAGTTTGATCCGGTTATCGCCGGCCCGGATGGTGCTGTTGTTGCTAATATGAGGATGACAGTAAGTTAG
- the rnc gene encoding ribonuclease III has translation MVEDFSRLQQGIHYRFSQVKHLATALTHSSWANEQPEPVEDNERLEFLGDAVLELCVTEELFKRFKGAHEGQLTKIRSKLVKEKSLATIARELDINDFLKLGRGEEAQGGRNRSSLLADAMEAVIGAVFLDGGYAEAQKFIMRIFANKWPATFKIESSKDFKSKLQEVTQARFKERPTYVLTGTKGPEHEKIFMVNLNLPDGKSFDSEGSSLKKAEQTAAAKALDYLTEDEGLS, from the coding sequence ATGGTAGAAGATTTTTCTCGCCTCCAGCAAGGTATCCACTATCGATTTTCTCAAGTCAAGCATTTAGCCACCGCACTGACCCACAGTTCTTGGGCAAATGAACAACCTGAGCCTGTTGAAGACAACGAAAGACTGGAGTTTTTGGGTGACGCAGTGTTGGAACTATGCGTTACAGAAGAGCTGTTTAAAAGGTTTAAGGGAGCTCATGAAGGCCAGCTGACCAAGATCAGATCAAAGCTGGTCAAAGAAAAAAGCCTTGCCACAATTGCGCGGGAACTGGATATAAACGATTTTTTGAAACTGGGACGCGGAGAAGAAGCACAAGGCGGCCGCAACCGTTCCTCCCTGCTGGCTGATGCCATGGAAGCAGTCATCGGGGCTGTATTTCTTGACGGGGGCTATGCCGAAGCACAAAAATTTATCATGCGGATATTTGCCAATAAATGGCCTGCAACTTTCAAGATAGAAAGTTCCAAGGACTTCAAAAGCAAATTACAGGAAGTGACTCAGGCCAGATTCAAAGAACGTCCGACCTACGTGCTTACCGGAACCAAAGGCCCGGAGCATGAAAAAATATTTATGGTAAATCTGAATCTCCCGGATGGGAAATCTTTTGATTCGGAAGGTTCCAGCCTTAAAAAAGCCGAACAGACAGCTGCGGCCAAGGCTCTTGATTATCTCACAGAAGACGAAGGTCTATCTTAA
- a CDS encoding flagellin, which produces MSLVINHNLMAMHASRNLQEAYGNLGTSTRRLSSGLRVGTAADDAAGLAIRELMRADVKSLNQGMRNANDAISMIQTADGALQVIDEKLIRMKELATQASTGTYNSDQRLIIDSEFQAMASEITRIANATDFNGIHLLNGNLSGGTGAHNGNGLHSTGPLKVHFGTGNDSAEDYYYIAIGESTASALGVQTSISTQALAQQALDKLQQAIISKDKIRANLGAMQNRLENTITNLSIQAENVQAAESRISDVDVATEMTEFVRNQILTQSAVAMLSQANSLPKMAMQLIGG; this is translated from the coding sequence ATGTCCTTAGTCATTAACCACAACCTTATGGCAATGCACGCCTCGCGCAACCTGCAGGAAGCGTACGGCAACCTCGGCACTTCAACTCGTCGCCTCTCATCAGGTTTGAGAGTCGGCACCGCAGCTGACGATGCTGCCGGTCTCGCAATTCGTGAACTTATGCGCGCTGACGTTAAATCCCTTAACCAGGGTATGAGAAACGCCAACGATGCTATCTCCATGATTCAGACCGCAGACGGCGCACTGCAGGTAATCGATGAAAAGCTCATCCGCATGAAAGAGCTGGCAACCCAGGCATCCACCGGTACCTACAACTCCGACCAGCGTCTTATCATCGATTCTGAATTCCAGGCAATGGCCTCGGAAATTACCCGTATCGCAAATGCTACCGACTTTAACGGTATCCACCTGCTGAACGGTAACCTTTCAGGTGGCACCGGTGCCCATAACGGTAACGGACTCCATTCCACCGGCCCGCTGAAGGTTCACTTCGGAACCGGTAACGATTCCGCAGAAGACTACTATTACATCGCAATCGGTGAATCTACAGCTTCAGCCCTTGGTGTACAGACTTCCATCTCTACTCAGGCTCTGGCACAGCAGGCTCTGGATAAGCTCCAGCAGGCAATTATTTCAAAAGATAAGATTCGTGCGAACCTTGGTGCCATGCAGAACAGGTTGGAGAATACCATTACCAACCTCTCCATTCAGGCAGAAAACGTTCAGGCTGCTGAATCCCGTATCTCAGACGTGGACGTAGCAACTGAAATGACCGAATTCGTACGTAACCAGATTCTCACTCAGTCCGCGGTAGCGATGCTCTCGCAGGCTAACTCACTGCCGAAGATGGCAATGCAGCTCATTGGCGGCTAA